A region from the Falco peregrinus isolate bFalPer1 chromosome 19, bFalPer1.pri, whole genome shotgun sequence genome encodes:
- the STAT2 gene encoding LOW QUALITY PROTEIN: signal transducer and activator of transcription 2 (The sequence of the model RefSeq protein was modified relative to this genomic sequence to represent the inferred CDS: inserted 1 base in 1 codon), protein MAQWQEVQNLANAYLEQVHQLYAGSALPMAVRQCLAAWIESQNWRQAAEPLSSHARMLFHSLLALLDEHLGSLGMGNEDFMLKHNLRKARRDLQAEFEECPDNLANLVATCXQEERQILRLGQAGGEVGQPPAPCPTGPCQPLPHVLCSCRGGLPPAPSTPPESNREQQIQRRLAEFHAALQEAERAFRHLEDMQDAFDFCFKLHYRPGEDRTNDPQYTQQIQALQAKLQILDRQRREVLAQMQQLLGRSETLRDFLQQELEAWQERQQRACLGAPVDTRLQPLETWFTELGQGLFQLLQLLRALGDLRQKVSYERDPLKAETPLLERRLLELLTYLLRRAFVVEQQPSMPNACKRPLVLRTTSKFSARARLLVRLHDRNHRMEAKIHIDRSGPLGWAPLPGRGSPCTPLPADSLLSLSGTPPKIKGFRKFNILTSSSKTLLAGDCPQEGLVCDFQYLTLKEQKDSRSGKGSKGVGEGPLVVTEELHLITFTLAYAYCGLQLELETSTLPFVIISNNNQLSSAWASILWFNMLSCDPKEQQFFSAPPPAPWPRLAEVLSWQFESVAERGLSKDHLLMLAEKLFGSKVSPESTVAWPKFSKDGAAGFSFWAWLDGILGLLQEHLKQLWKAGLILGFVSRKQEKKLLKGKRTGTFLIRFSESVLGGVTCTWVEHPESGPPAFRAVVPYTTAELESLALPDIIRDYQLLVEENIPENPLQFLYPNIPRDEAFGPYYSQRQEANLMEQKKYLNRRLIRVSSRQANESWQTEEELVATTENLEMLQLQPSGLGTQEPGGLASLQHGSSGTLQPRGLGTLQVASGNVGTLQPSGPGTVQVVAASPEMLQVTSGNLGTLQPSSPGTVQVVATSPEMLQVTSGNLGTLQPSSPGTVQVVATNLGMLQVTSGNLGMLQVVAGSPGTMQPGVSVMQQPGSQVLDPPQLLQVGSGVSELLQPGIRDLKPQLVLQVVPEGQGMLQVGPGAMEPQLVLQLVSEGQGLLQVGSENLGTMQPVAGDTGMLQVGPENLGTMQPVAGDTGMLQVGSENLGTMQPVAGDTGMLQVGSENLGTMQPVAGDTGMLQVGSENLGTMQPVAGDTGMLQVGPENLGTMQPVAGDTGVLQPVPGAVELLPVPEGQGTLLVPEEQGTLPPELRDLEPLPGSLDVQELLQSLENVLQPHSGTLETLEAAELMPDMLEARDGTLEGLDPGLAGSAALLNPRDPFLPQPEDTALPTVSSLFTTDFPPLHIDASDFQ, encoded by the exons ATGGCGCAGTGGCAGGAGGTGCAGAATTTGGCCAACGCTTACCTGGAGCAGGTCCACCAGCTGTACGCGGGGTCGGCACTGCCCATGGCGGTGCGgcagtgcctggctgcctgGATCGAGAGCCAGAACTG GCGCCAGGCGGCCGAGCCGCTCTCCTCCCATGCGCGGATGCTCTTCCACTCCTTGCTGGCGCTGCTGGATGAGcacctgggcagcctggggaTGGGCAATGAGGACTTCATGCTGAAGCACAACCTGCGCAAGGCTCGCCGTGACCTTCAG GCTGAGTTCGAGGAGTGTCCGGACAACTTGGCCAACTTGGTGGCCACTT TGCAGGAGGAGCGGCAGATCCTGCGCCTGGGGCAAGCAGGGGGAGAGGTagggcagccccctgccccctgccccacggggccctgccagcccctgccccacgtGCTGTGTTCCTGcaggggggggctgcccccggcccccagcACACCCCCAGAGAGCAACCGGGAGCAGCAGATCCAGCGGCGCCTGGCCGAGTTCCATGCAGCCCTGCAG gaggCTGAACGCGCTTTCCGGCACTTGGAGGACATGCAGGACGCCTTTGACTTCTGTTTCAAGTTGCACTACCGGCCAG gcGAGGACAGAACCAACGACCCCCAGTACACCCAGCAGATCCAAGCCCTCCAGGCCAAGCTGCAGATCCTGGACCGGCAGCGGcgg GAGGTGCTGGCTcagatgcagcagctgctggggcgCAGTGAGACGCTTCGGGACTTcttgcagcaggagctggaggccTGGCAGGAGCGGCAGCAGCGTGCCTGCCTGGGGGCCCCTGTGGACACCCGCCTGCAACCCCTGGAGACCTG GTTCACGGAGCTGGGCCAGgggctcttccagctgctgcagctgctgcggGCGCTGGGGGACCTGCGGCAGAAGGTGAGCTACGAGCGGGACCCGCTGAAGGCAGAGACCCCTCTCCTGGAGCGgcggctgctggagctgctcacCTACCTGCTGCGGAG AGCCTTCGTGGtggagcagcagcccagcatgCCCAACGCCTGCAAGCGCCCGCTGGTGCTGCGCACGACCAGCAAGTTCTCAGCCCGTGCTCGCCTGCTCGTCCGCCTCCATGACCGCAACCACCGCATGGAGGCCAAGATCCACATCGACAGGTCAGGACCCCTGGGGTGGGCCCCCCTGCCTGGCCGTGGGAGTCCCTGCACCCCACTCCCTGCTGACTCCTTGTTATCTCTTTCAGGGACCCCCCCCAAGATAAAAGG GTTTCGCAAGTTCAACATCCTGACGTCGAGCAGCAAAACCCTCCTGGCAGGGGACTGTCCCCAGGAGGGGCTGGTCTGCGACTTCCAGTACCTC aCACTGAAGGAGCAGAAGGACAGCAGGTCGGGCAAGGGCAGCAAAGGCGTCGGCGAG GGTCCCCTGGTCGTGACCGAGGAGCTGCACCTCATCACCTTCACGCTGGCGTACGCCTACTGcgggctgcagctggagctggag aCCTCCACGCTGCCCTTCGTCATCATCTCCAACAACAACCAGCTCTCCAGCGCCTGGGCCTCCATCCTCTGGTTCAACATGCTCAGCTGTGACCCCAAG GAGCAGCAGTTCTTCTCCGCGCCGCCCCCGGCGCCCTGGCCCCGGCTGGCCgaggtgctgagctggcagtTCGAGAGCGTGGCCGAGCGGGGGCTGAGCAAGGACCACCTCCTCATGCTGGCTGAGAAGCTCTTCG GCTCCAAGGTATCTCCGGAGAGCACCGTGGCCTGGCCCAAGTTCTCCAAG GATGGTGCCGCTGGCTTCTCCTTCTGGGCCTGGCTGGACGGGAtcctggggctgctccaggAGCACCTCAAGCAGCTCTGGAAGGCTGG GCTCATCCTGGGCTTTGTGAGTCGGAAGCAAGAGAAGAAGCTGCTGAAGGGGAAGCGGACGGGGACGTTCCTGATCCGCTTCAGCGAGAGCGTCCTGGGGGGGGTCACCTGCACCTGGGTGGAGCACCCCGAGAGTG GACCCCCTGCTTTCCGGGCAGTGGTTCCCTATACCACGGCTGAGCTGGAATCCCTGGCGCTGCCCGACATCATCCGCGACTACCAGCTGCTGGTGGAGGAGAACATCCCGGAGAACCCGCTCCAGTTCCTGTACCCCAACATTCCCCGCGATGAGGCTTTTGGGCCCTACTACAGCCAGCGGCAGGAGG CAAACCTGATGGAGCAGAAGAAATACCTGAACCGGCGCCTCATCCGTGTGTCCTCCAG gcaggcaaaTGAGTCGTGGCAGACAGAAGAAGAGTTGGTGGCTACCACGGAAAacctggagatgctgcagctgcagcccagtgGCCTGGGGACACAGGAGCCTGGTGGCCTGGCATCACTGCAGCATGGGAGCTCGGGGAcactgcagcccaggggctTGGGGACACTGCAGGTCGCATCTGGGAACGTGGGGACGCTGCAGCCCTCAGGCCCAGGGACGGTACAGGTGGTGGCCGCAAgcccagagatgctgcaggtcACCTCTGGGAACCTGGGGACACTGCAGCCCTCGAGCCCAGGGACAGTGCAGGTGGTGGCTACAAgcccagagatgctgcaggtcACCTCTGGGAACCTGGGGACGCTGCAGCCCTCAAGCCCAGGGACAGTACAGGTGGTGGCCACAaacctggggatgctgcaggtcACCTCTGGGAACCTGGGGATGCTGCAAGTGGTGGCTGGGAGCCCGGGGACAATGCAGCCTGGGGTCTCCGTGATGCAGCAGCCAGGGTCCCAAGTCTTGGacccaccacagctgctgcaggtgggatcGGGAGTCtcggagctgctgcagccagggatcagAGACCTGAAGCCACAGCTGGTGTTGCAGGTGGTCCCTGAGGgccaggggatgctgcaggtggGACCCGGGGCCATGGAGCCGCAGCTGGTGTTGCAGCTGGTCTCTgagggccaggggctgctgcaggtgggatcCGAGAACTTGGGGACAATGCAGCCTGTGGCTGGGGACACGGGGATGCTGCAGGTGGGACCAGAGAACTTGGGGACGATGCAGCCGGTGGCTGGGGACACGGGGATGCTGCAGGTGGGATCTGAGAACTTGGGGACGATGCAGCCAGtggctggggacacagggatgctgcaggtggGATCTGAGAACTTGGGGACGATGCAGCCGGTGGCTGGGGACACGGGGATGCTGCAGGTGGGATCTGAGAACTTGGGGACGATGCAGCCGGtggctggggacacagggatgctgcaggtggGACCAGAGAACTTGGGGACGATGCAGCCGGTGGCTGGGGACACGGGGGTGCTGCAACCAGTGCCGggggctgtggagctgctgcctgtccctgagGGTCAGGGGACATTGCTGGTCCCTGAGGAGCAGGGGACACTGCCACCAGAGCTGAGGGACCTGGAGCCGCTGCCCGGGAGCCTGGAtgtgcaggagctcctgcagtccCTGGAGAACGTGCTGCAGCCACACTCGGGGACGCTGGAGACACTGGAGGCGGCAGAGCTGATGCCCGACATGCTGGAGGCCAGGGACGGGACGCTGGAGGGGCTGGACCCCGGGCTGGCAG GCAGTGCCGCGCTCCTGAACCCCCGCGACCCATTCCTGCCGCAGCCTGAGgacacagctctgcccaccGTCAGCTCCCTCTTCACCACCGACTTCCCCCCACTCCACATCGACGCCAGTGACTTCCAGTga
- the IL23A gene encoding LOW QUALITY PROTEIN: interleukin-23 subunit alpha (The sequence of the model RefSeq protein was modified relative to this genomic sequence to represent the inferred CDS: inserted 2 bases in 1 codon) produces MAPLHHLCLCLCLPLLLPPPAAPVPVPVPAPRTDWAACRNFSRDLLQLVATIKEPHRVLEEIHLSMEDPKNXGPPRIGCSDACDPSTLDTNNTRCLQRILQGLQHYRVLLGSDIFTNRRLPTLESTLDQLLGLVQQEHGRPPRPTMAPSEAWARALLQRLALQRLQSFTTIMSRVFSHSASPR; encoded by the exons ATGGCTCCGCTccaccacctctgcctctgcctctgcctcccgctgctgctgccgccgcccgcggccccggtgccggtgccggtcCCGGCCCCCCGCACCGACTGGGCCGCCTGCAGGAACTTCTCCCGGgatctgctgcagctggtggcgACCATCAAGGAGCCGCATCGAGTCCTG gaggagaTTCACCTGAGCATGGAGGATCCCAAGAA TGGCCCCCCCCGGATCGGCTGCAGTGATGCCTGTGACCCCTCCACCCTGGACACCAACAACACG CGCTGCCTGCAGCGGATCCTTCAGGGGCTGCAGCACTACCGGGTCCTGCTGGGCTCCGACATCTTCACCAACCGCCGCCTGCCCACGCTGGAGTCCACGCTGGACCAGCTGCTGGGCCTCGTccag caggagcacggccgccccccgcgccccacCATGGCTCCCAGCGAGGCCTGGGCACGGGCATTGCTGCAACGCTTGGCACTCCAACGGCTCCAGTCCTTCACCACCATCATGAGCCGCGTCTTCAGCCACAGCGCCAGCCCCCGCTGA